The genomic stretch CATGATTTTTAAATCATCGTCATTTGCAGTACGTGGTTTATAATACAACCCGCTACGGTGAATACAAAGTAAATCACATTGTTCTTTAATGTTAAACTCCGAATCTGAGGAATCCACCATTTTTCTTCGCAGATTCAAGGCCATCATAGCAACTTTTTTTTTAGCCATTCATTCTCCATGTTTAAACGACCAATACGCTTATACAATTCATCGACCTCCTGATCTCTTGCATCATCCTTTTCCGATACCCCTCCGGTAAAAGCCATTTCTGCATTTTCCAAAAATTCCTTTTTCCAA from Flavobacteriales bacterium encodes the following:
- a CDS encoding transposase, encoding MKKSRRKFTSAFKTKVVLEALKERSTIQELAQKFELHPAQITLWKKEFLENAEMAFTGGVSEKDDARDQEVDELYKRIGRLNMENEWLKKKLL